From the genome of Ignavibacteriales bacterium, one region includes:
- a CDS encoding aminodeoxychorismate/anthranilate synthase component II, protein MKILVVDNYDSFTFNLVQQLGALNCKVIVKRNDELSLKEILKGNPDKILISPGPKKPEDSKISLEIIKEFGERIPILGVCLGHQAIALVFGGKVIKADKPAHGKTSKILHDNKKLFKDIPQNTDVMRYHSLIVEKESLSNEIEITAYTNDGIIMGIRHKTFSVEGIQFHPESILTPHGTKLISNWLQST, encoded by the coding sequence ATGAAAATATTAGTAGTGGATAATTATGATTCCTTTACTTTTAACCTTGTTCAGCAACTTGGTGCGCTTAATTGCAAGGTTATTGTAAAAAGAAATGATGAATTATCTTTGAAAGAAATATTAAAAGGAAATCCGGATAAAATATTAATTTCACCTGGACCTAAGAAACCAGAAGATTCTAAAATTTCTTTAGAAATAATTAAAGAATTTGGTGAAAGAATTCCAATACTTGGAGTTTGTCTTGGACATCAAGCTATAGCTTTAGTTTTTGGCGGTAAAGTTATAAAAGCTGATAAGCCTGCTCACGGAAAAACTTCTAAAATTTTACACGATAATAAAAAGTTATTTAAAGATATTCCTCAAAACACTGATGTAATGCGTTACCACTCTCTTATTGTTGAAAAAGAATCTTTATCAAATGAAATTGAAATTACCGCGTATACCAATGATGGAATAATTATGGGAATCCGTCATAAAACTTTTTCAGTCGAAGGAATTCAGTTTCATCCAGAATCAATACTAACTCCGCATGGCACAAAATTAATTTCAAATTGGCTGCAATCTACATAA
- a CDS encoding RidA family protein, producing the protein MIEEKIRQLGFEVPEVAKPLAAYIPAKQVGNLIMTSGQVPLVKGIINYAGKVGKDLTEEEGQKAAEICALNCLAAIKGVIGNLDKIIEVVKLTVFVASAENFTSQPKVANGASELIGKIFGDAGKHVRSAVGVTALPLNASVEIEMIVRID; encoded by the coding sequence ATGATAGAAGAAAAAATTAGACAACTTGGTTTTGAAGTTCCTGAAGTTGCAAAACCTTTGGCTGCATACATACCAGCAAAGCAAGTCGGCAATCTTATAATGACTTCAGGCCAAGTGCCTTTAGTAAAAGGTATTATAAATTATGCTGGCAAAGTTGGCAAAGATTTAACAGAAGAAGAAGGACAGAAAGCTGCAGAAATTTGTGCATTAAATTGTCTTGCTGCAATAAAAGGGGTGATCGGTAATCTTGACAAGATTATTGAAGTTGTAAAGCTAACTGTTTTTGTTGCAAGTGCAGAAAACTTTACGTCTCAGCCAAAAGTTGCAAATGGTGCTTCAGAATTGATTGGAAAAATATTTGGTGATGCAGGAAAGCATGTTCGCAGTGCTGTTGGTGTTACAGCACTTCCACTTAACGCATCAGTTGAAATTGAAATGATTGTAAGAATAGATTAA
- the mazG gene encoding nucleoside triphosphate pyrophosphohydrolase, producing the protein MTGSKFTEFVSIVKRLRQECPWDREQTNDSIKANTIEEAYEVVEAIDNNNFDELKKELGDLLLHVIFHTQIAEEEKHFTIDDVIDSIQEKLIRRHPHVFGEVKVMDSKEVKKNWEEIKLSEGRESVLDGVPFNLPALQRAHRLQEKAAKVGFDWEKKEDVWKKVIEEIEEMHEIEKIKLQTPTDKVADDLDIKLEKEVGDVFFAMVNYARFLGINPEDALRRTNEKFIKRFNYVQQKVKETGKAINESNLEEMDKYWNESKKLNGFD; encoded by the coding sequence ATGACTGGCAGTAAATTTACGGAATTTGTATCGATAGTTAAACGATTAAGACAAGAATGCCCTTGGGATAGAGAACAAACTAATGATTCAATTAAAGCAAATACAATTGAAGAAGCTTACGAAGTTGTTGAAGCAATTGATAATAATAACTTTGATGAATTAAAAAAAGAATTGGGTGACCTTTTACTTCATGTAATATTCCATACTCAAATTGCTGAAGAGGAAAAGCACTTTACAATAGATGATGTTATTGATTCAATCCAGGAAAAATTAATAAGAAGGCATCCACATGTATTTGGTGAAGTTAAAGTAATGGATTCCAAAGAAGTAAAGAAAAACTGGGAAGAAATAAAATTAAGCGAAGGTAGAGAATCAGTACTTGATGGAGTCCCATTCAATTTGCCGGCTTTGCAACGCGCCCATCGATTGCAAGAAAAAGCAGCTAAGGTTGGTTTTGATTGGGAAAAGAAAGAAGATGTTTGGAAAAAAGTTATTGAAGAAATTGAAGAAATGCATGAAATTGAAAAGATTAAATTACAGACTCCAACAGATAAAGTTGCCGATGATTTAGATATCAAATTAGAAAAAGAAGTCGGCGATGTTTTTTTTGCAATGGTTAATTATGCACGATTCTTGGGTATCAATCCTGAAGATGCACTACGCCGAACCAATGAAAAATTTATAAAAAGATTTAATTACGTCCAGCAAAAAGTAAAAGAAACCGGCAAAGCGATTAATGAATCAAATCTTGAAGAGATGGATAAATATTGGAATGAAAGTAAAAAATTAAATGGCTTTGATTAA
- a CDS encoding PhoH family protein — MTTAEKKITLNGIDMLALLGVNDTNLQILEDRFSSTISVRGDVVNIKGFLEEVELVERVIKEMSYVLNTSGRLNRNDVETILNLTVEGKEIINEEEFDSIVLYTKNDVVKAKTSGQKKYFQVANANDICFAIGPAGTGKTYLAVALAVSALKRGIVKRIVLARPAVEAGESLGFLPGDFQEKIDPYLRPLYDALDDMMPSEKLKGYIEKSIVEIVPLAYMRGRTLNNAFVILDEAQNATDVQMKMFLTRLGANSKAIITGDITQIDLPSKTKSGLIQAKEILNGITGVGFVYFDREDVVRHKLVKDIIDAYDKFNGNENNNGKN; from the coding sequence ATGACAACAGCAGAAAAAAAAATAACGCTAAATGGAATTGATATGCTTGCATTATTAGGCGTTAATGATACAAATCTTCAAATACTTGAAGATAGATTTAGCTCCACCATTAGTGTGCGCGGCGATGTCGTAAACATTAAAGGATTTCTTGAAGAAGTTGAGCTTGTTGAAAGAGTTATTAAGGAAATGTCTTATGTGCTTAATACAAGTGGTAGATTAAACAGAAATGATGTTGAGACGATTCTAAATCTAACTGTTGAAGGCAAAGAAATTATTAATGAAGAAGAATTTGATTCGATAGTTCTGTATACCAAAAACGATGTTGTAAAAGCTAAAACTTCTGGACAAAAAAAATATTTTCAAGTTGCTAATGCTAATGATATTTGTTTTGCTATTGGACCTGCTGGAACCGGGAAAACGTATCTTGCCGTAGCACTTGCCGTTTCAGCCCTTAAAAGAGGAATCGTAAAACGAATTGTGCTTGCCCGACCTGCTGTAGAAGCGGGGGAAAGTCTTGGATTTTTACCGGGCGATTTTCAAGAAAAGATCGATCCATACTTGCGTCCTTTGTATGATGCTCTTGATGATATGATGCCTTCTGAAAAACTAAAAGGTTATATAGAAAAAAGCATTGTTGAAATTGTACCATTAGCCTATATGCGCGGTAGAACATTGAATAATGCGTTCGTTATACTTGATGAAGCACAAAACGCTACAGACGTTCAGATGAAAATGTTTCTTACACGTCTTGGTGCAAATTCTAAGGCAATCATCACTGGTGATATAACTCAAATTGATTTGCCTTCAAAAACAAAAAGCGGACTGATTCAAGCTAAGGAAATTTTAAACGGAATTACTGGTGTTGGTTTCGTTTACTTTGATAGGGAAGATGTGGTAAGGCATAAGCTGGTAAAAGACATTATTGATGCCTATGATAAATTCAATGGCAATGAGAATAATAATGGAAAAAATTAA
- a CDS encoding LysM peptidoglycan-binding domain-containing protein gives MNLKLKLLGIVSLLFLFTAVNFAQEMTTEQWESEMATYKNKKAALETEINALKSDIDNLKAMNLQDPEECIDELYQIVGATRNDVNNYRKAVNELDGKIKRKEGPKADRQTDLNTLKMNKISALPEFYNKVHNQMQRDLDNWVEAPTDINYSVKKGDCLWNIAKKKEHYGNGFAWPVIYKANRDQIKNPDLIFPNQTFKIPNLTEEEKSKYEKLRVNYKPAPVQ, from the coding sequence ATGAATCTTAAACTAAAATTATTAGGCATAGTTTCCCTGCTTTTCTTATTTACTGCTGTAAATTTTGCGCAGGAGATGACTACAGAGCAATGGGAATCTGAAATGGCTACTTACAAGAATAAGAAAGCAGCTTTAGAAACTGAAATCAATGCTCTTAAAAGTGATATTGATAATCTAAAAGCGATGAATCTTCAGGATCCTGAAGAATGTATCGACGAGTTATATCAAATCGTTGGTGCTACACGTAATGATGTTAACAACTATAGAAAAGCTGTTAATGAATTAGACGGTAAGATCAAAAGAAAAGAAGGACCAAAAGCTGACAGACAAACTGATCTTAACACTCTTAAAATGAATAAGATTTCTGCATTGCCAGAATTTTACAACAAAGTTCATAACCAAATGCAAAGAGATCTTGACAATTGGGTTGAGGCTCCAACAGATATAAATTATTCTGTTAAAAAAGGTGATTGTCTTTGGAATATCGCTAAGAAAAAAGAACATTATGGTAATGGCTTTGCTTGGCCAGTAATTTATAAGGCTAACAGAGATCAGATTAAGAATCCAGATTTGATTTTCCCAAATCAAACTTTCAAGATTCCTAATCTTACAGAAGAAGAAAAATCAAAATATGAAAAACTAAGAGTAAATTATAAACCAGCTCCGGTTCAATAA
- the radC gene encoding DNA repair protein RadC, with product MSKVKDLPIDDRPREKLLLRGPQSLTDAELIAILLRTGTKGKSVISMAQEIIAKENNLAQLASKSSADLKKTSGIGGDKAATLLAAFEISRRILSQTKWFSQKKITSPADIAEIFIPLLRDELKEQFIVVCLSSANKIIKYERISQGNLNSSVVHQREIFRTAIENNSASIILIHNHPSENPDPSNEDISITKKIVEAGKIMDIPIFDHIIIAGSSYTSFVERRLI from the coding sequence ATGTCTAAAGTAAAAGATCTTCCGATTGATGACCGACCTCGTGAAAAATTGTTATTACGAGGACCACAAAGTTTGACAGATGCTGAATTGATAGCAATTTTATTGCGAACGGGAACCAAAGGGAAATCAGTTATTTCAATGGCGCAAGAAATAATTGCAAAAGAAAACAATCTTGCTCAACTAGCATCTAAATCATCTGCAGACCTTAAAAAAACTTCCGGAATTGGAGGAGATAAGGCTGCAACCTTGTTAGCGGCTTTTGAAATTAGCAGAAGAATATTATCACAGACAAAATGGTTTTCTCAGAAAAAAATAACTTCTCCTGCTGATATTGCAGAAATATTTATTCCATTGCTTAGAGATGAATTGAAAGAGCAGTTTATTGTTGTGTGTCTTAGCTCTGCAAATAAAATTATTAAGTATGAAAGAATTTCTCAAGGAAATCTTAACTCAAGTGTAGTTCATCAGCGGGAAATTTTTAGGACAGCAATTGAAAATAATTCGGCAAGTATAATTCTTATTCATAATCATCCTAGTGAGAATCCAGACCCAAGTAACGAAGATATCTCAATAACCAAAAAAATTGTTGAAGCCGGTAAGATAATGGACATCCCTATTTTTGATCATATAATAATTGCAGGAAGTTCTTATACAAGTTTTGTGGAGAGACGGCTTATTTAA
- a CDS encoding ABC transporter substrate-binding protein, translating into MKKLLFILLLTGSVLLPQNISVDNNKDFQKALGFYNSKKYDDAISLFKKIETRTVNNTKNTASSFFVSKILVEQKKYSEAVKSINTFLTEYPQSKYADEVKNLLIKTYVDKSDYISAFEAALKFIEASNSIVFKNETKLFAEKIALTNLSSKKVEKQIDKHSSLKSFLLLITGKILLAEGDNSEAINILSEIISNHTDSDEYVEALNLKKSDNITQTKIEYPVVGILLSLTDINGREIESAKEILEGIKYAFHEYNSDHSEKVGIIVTDIQRDKTKVSDIANNFVANNDVRSILGPIFSDDVRNALNAIDGTNICLVSPTATDDDLVSLSENFYQANPSLTARGKIFAQYLYFVENKRRLAILNSIDGYSPLLAASFAQEFERLGGKIVAKETYKSKSFSLSEQMTRISSIAKSIEGLYAPISDGSDANAILSQMVQSGLNIEIYGNQDWFLGKGFESSSELSNKLTFDSDYFIDFNDASFKQFSSSFKRTTGMEINRNILYGYDTAKYLLTVMRNIDPTRKNIKYKIESGINVTGFHNNISFDYDRTNKFINVVRFNDGVFELVDKFRAGKQ; encoded by the coding sequence ATGAAAAAATTACTCTTCATTCTCCTCTTAACCGGTTCGGTTTTATTGCCACAAAATATTTCTGTTGATAATAATAAAGATTTTCAAAAGGCTCTTGGTTTTTATAATTCTAAAAAATATGATGATGCAATAAGTCTTTTTAAGAAGATTGAAACCCGAACAGTAAATAACACAAAAAATACTGCATCATCTTTTTTTGTTTCGAAAATTTTAGTTGAACAAAAAAAATACTCGGAAGCTGTAAAATCTATAAATACTTTTTTAACAGAATATCCGCAAAGCAAGTATGCTGATGAGGTTAAAAATCTTCTGATAAAAACCTATGTTGATAAATCTGATTATATAAGTGCATTCGAAGCCGCTTTAAAATTTATAGAAGCATCAAATTCAATAGTCTTTAAAAATGAGACAAAGCTTTTTGCAGAAAAGATAGCTTTAACTAATCTAAGTAGTAAGAAAGTTGAAAAACAGATAGATAAACATTCTTCGTTAAAATCTTTTCTATTACTTATAACTGGTAAGATTTTGTTAGCTGAAGGTGATAATTCTGAGGCAATCAATATTTTAAGTGAGATAATATCAAATCACACAGATTCTGATGAGTATGTTGAGGCACTTAATCTAAAGAAATCAGATAATATAACACAGACGAAAATTGAATATCCTGTTGTAGGTATTTTGCTTTCATTAACTGATATCAATGGAAGAGAAATAGAATCAGCTAAAGAAATTTTAGAAGGCATAAAATATGCTTTCCATGAGTATAACTCGGATCATAGTGAAAAAGTTGGAATTATAGTTACTGACATCCAAAGAGATAAAACTAAAGTATCTGATATCGCAAATAATTTTGTTGCAAATAATGATGTTCGATCCATCCTTGGTCCAATATTTAGTGATGATGTTAGAAATGCTCTAAATGCAATTGACGGAACAAATATCTGCTTAGTTTCTCCAACAGCTACTGATGATGATCTAGTTTCGCTGAGTGAAAATTTTTATCAAGCTAATCCATCATTAACCGCACGTGGAAAAATATTTGCGCAATATTTGTATTTTGTTGAAAATAAAAGAAGGTTAGCTATTCTTAATTCTATTGATGGATATTCACCACTGCTTGCTGCTAGTTTTGCTCAGGAATTTGAACGATTGGGTGGTAAAATTGTTGCTAAAGAAACATATAAAAGTAAGAGTTTTTCCTTGTCCGAGCAGATGACTAGAATATCGTCAATTGCAAAATCGATTGAAGGACTCTATGCTCCAATATCTGATGGAAGTGATGCTAATGCTATTCTATCCCAAATGGTGCAAAGTGGATTAAATATAGAAATTTATGGAAATCAAGATTGGTTTCTTGGAAAGGGTTTTGAATCATCATCTGAACTAAGTAATAAATTAACTTTTGATTCAGATTACTTTATTGATTTTAATGATGCCTCATTTAAACAATTTTCAAGTTCATTTAAGAGAACAACCGGAATGGAAATAAACCGAAATATTCTTTATGGTTATGACACTGCAAAATATTTATTAACTGTTATGAGAAATATTGACCCTACAAGAAAAAATATTAAGTATAAAATTGAATCAGGTATAAATGTAACAGGGTTCCATAATAATATTTCATTTGATTATGATCGAACAAATAAATTTATAAATGTTGTTCGGTTTAATGATGGCGTATTTGAGTTAGTTGATAAATTTCGGGCTGGTAAGCAGTAG
- the guaA gene encoding glutamine-hydrolyzing GMP synthase, translated as MKHTEKILIIDFGSQFTQLITRRVREANVYSEIHSHNFTIDEIKEFNPIGIILSGGPMSVYDTDAPDIDKRILNLNIPVLGICYGLQLISKKLGGKVEPAKDREYGRAILNVVESSPLLKEVSNESKVWMSHGDYLTELPTGFKIIAKSDHSPIAAVANEAEKIYGVQFHPEVVHTVEGKKIIHNFLFDVCKCTGSWNSHNFIENSIAEIKEKVGNSKVICALSGGVDSTVAAVLVKQAIGDNLICIHIDTGLMRKNESYEIGKVFNEKLNLNHIHIDASEKFISKLNGISDPEQKRRIIGNTFIEVFEEEAKKINGAAFLVQGTLYPDVIESVSVKGASVTIKTHHNVGGLPEKMNLKLIEPFRALFKDEVRNVGRELNIPEEFIERHPFPGPGLAVRILGSVDQEKLDILKEADDIYISAIKNAGIYNEIWQAFAVLLPVQSVGVMGDSRTYEFVLALRAVTSVDGMTADWYNFEHNFLSDVSNEIINKVRGVNRVVYDISSKPPATIEWE; from the coding sequence ATGAAGCATACAGAAAAAATCTTAATAATAGATTTTGGTTCTCAGTTTACTCAGCTTATTACCCGTAGAGTAAGAGAAGCAAATGTTTACTCAGAAATTCACTCCCACAATTTTACAATTGATGAAATTAAGGAATTTAATCCAATCGGAATAATCTTATCTGGTGGTCCAATGAGCGTTTACGATACAGATGCGCCGGATATTGATAAGAGGATTCTTAATCTTAATATTCCAGTACTCGGCATTTGTTATGGACTTCAACTAATAAGCAAAAAACTTGGCGGAAAAGTTGAACCTGCGAAAGATAGAGAATACGGTCGAGCCATCTTAAATGTAGTTGAATCATCACCTTTGCTTAAAGAAGTAAGTAATGAATCAAAAGTCTGGATGAGCCATGGTGATTATTTAACAGAACTTCCAACAGGTTTTAAAATAATTGCAAAATCAGATCACTCACCAATTGCTGCAGTAGCTAACGAAGCAGAAAAAATTTATGGAGTTCAGTTTCATCCTGAAGTTGTTCACACTGTTGAAGGAAAAAAAATAATCCATAATTTTTTGTTTGATGTTTGTAAATGTACTGGAAGCTGGAATTCTCATAATTTTATTGAAAATAGTATAGCTGAAATAAAAGAAAAAGTTGGTAACTCTAAAGTTATTTGTGCATTAAGTGGCGGCGTTGATTCAACAGTAGCTGCTGTACTTGTTAAACAAGCTATTGGTGATAATTTAATTTGCATTCACATTGATACAGGTTTGATGCGAAAGAATGAGAGCTATGAAATTGGAAAAGTCTTTAATGAAAAACTGAATTTAAACCACATCCATATAGATGCTTCAGAAAAATTTATAAGTAAATTAAATGGTATTTCAGATCCAGAACAAAAAAGAAGAATTATTGGCAACACTTTTATTGAAGTGTTTGAAGAAGAAGCTAAAAAAATAAACGGTGCTGCGTTTCTGGTTCAAGGAACATTATATCCAGATGTTATTGAATCAGTTTCTGTAAAAGGTGCTTCAGTTACAATTAAAACTCATCATAATGTTGGCGGATTACCGGAAAAGATGAATCTTAAATTAATTGAACCTTTTCGTGCATTATTTAAAGATGAAGTAAGAAATGTTGGCAGGGAATTAAATATTCCTGAAGAATTTATTGAAAGACATCCATTTCCAGGTCCTGGTTTAGCAGTTAGAATTCTAGGTTCTGTTGATCAGGAAAAACTTGATATTTTAAAAGAAGCAGATGATATATACATTAGTGCAATTAAAAATGCTGGAATATACAATGAGATCTGGCAGGCGTTTGCCGTGCTTTTACCTGTGCAATCTGTTGGAGTAATGGGTGACAGTAGAACTTATGAATTTGTTCTAGCATTGCGTGCGGTTACTTCTGTTGATGGAATGACAGCAGATTGGTATAATTTTGAACATAATTTTTTGTCTGATGTTTCAAATGAAATTATTAATAAAGTTCGTGGTGTTAACAGAGTTGTTTACGATATTAGTTCTAAACCACCCGCAACAATCGAATGGGAATAA
- the gcvH gene encoding glycine cleavage system protein GcvH — protein MSTPDNLKYTKEHEWVLVEGNIGTIGVTEYAQGELGDVVFVDIDPALSDVKKGDSIGTIEAVKTVSDIFAPYTGKVVEINEALKDSPEVVNSDPYGKGWMIKVEISDAAELDDLLDASDYQALIGQ, from the coding sequence ATGAGTACTCCAGATAATTTAAAATACACAAAAGAGCACGAATGGGTTCTTGTAGAAGGCAATATAGGCACAATCGGCGTTACCGAATATGCGCAGGGAGAATTAGGTGATGTTGTTTTTGTGGATATTGATCCGGCTCTAAGCGACGTTAAAAAAGGTGATTCAATCGGCACAATTGAAGCAGTAAAAACTGTAAGTGATATTTTTGCTCCTTATACTGGTAAAGTTGTTGAGATAAACGAAGCATTAAAAGATAGCCCGGAAGTTGTAAACTCAGATCCTTACGGAAAAGGATGGATGATTAAAGTTGAAATTAGCGATGCAGCGGAACTTGATGATTTACTTGATGCCTCTGATTATCAGGCTTTAATAGGTCAATAA
- the accC gene encoding acetyl-CoA carboxylase biotin carboxylase subunit, giving the protein MFNKILIANRGEIALRIIRTCKELGIKTVAVYSEADRESLHVTFADEAVCIGPALGKESYLKIPSIISAAQITGADAIHPGYGFLAENADFSEICKESSITFIGPSPEMIRAMGDKAFAKDTMKKSGVPVIPGSDGIVTDVNAAIKIAHEVGFPVIVKASAGGGGKGMRIVWEEKDFEKAFQTAQTEAEAAFSNSDVYVEKYLENPRHVEIQVMGDSFGNAYHYGERDCSVQRRHQKLIEESPSPALDEVLRAKMGDVAVLAAKSVNYLGAGTIEFLLDKHKNFYFMEMNTRIQVEHPVTETVYHTDLIRQQILVATGQKADIPPQKPFGHSIEFRINAEDPEHNFRPSPGKITSLNFPGGFGVRVDSHIYQSYSIPQHYDSLVAKLIVWGRTRERAIARGKRALGEFVIEGIKTTIPFHLKVLEDPRFISGNFDTGFLDKFNADN; this is encoded by the coding sequence GTGTTTAATAAAATTTTAATAGCAAATCGCGGTGAAATTGCTTTACGAATTATCAGAACCTGTAAAGAACTTGGTATAAAAACAGTTGCAGTTTATTCTGAAGCTGATCGCGAATCATTGCACGTTACTTTTGCTGATGAAGCAGTTTGTATCGGACCCGCCTTAGGAAAAGAAAGTTATCTAAAAATTCCGTCTATTATTTCTGCAGCTCAAATTACTGGTGCAGATGCTATTCATCCCGGATATGGATTTCTTGCAGAGAATGCTGATTTTTCTGAGATATGCAAAGAATCCAGTATCACTTTTATCGGTCCTTCACCGGAGATGATAAGAGCAATGGGCGATAAAGCATTTGCAAAGGACACTATGAAAAAAAGTGGTGTTCCTGTAATTCCCGGTAGTGATGGTATTGTAACTGATGTAAATGCAGCAATAAAAATTGCACACGAAGTTGGATTTCCGGTAATTGTCAAAGCATCTGCAGGCGGCGGTGGAAAAGGCATGCGTATTGTTTGGGAAGAAAAAGATTTTGAAAAAGCTTTTCAAACTGCTCAAACAGAGGCTGAAGCTGCATTTAGTAATTCTGATGTCTATGTTGAAAAGTATTTAGAAAATCCGCGCCATGTTGAGATTCAGGTTATGGGTGATAGTTTTGGAAATGCTTATCACTATGGTGAACGTGATTGCTCAGTTCAAAGACGACATCAGAAATTAATTGAAGAATCTCCATCACCGGCACTAGATGAAGTTTTAAGAGCCAAAATGGGTGATGTTGCAGTGCTCGCTGCAAAATCAGTTAATTATCTTGGTGCGGGTACAATTGAATTCTTGTTGGATAAGCACAAGAATTTTTATTTTATGGAAATGAATACTAGAATTCAGGTTGAACATCCTGTTACTGAAACTGTTTATCATACTGATCTGATCAGGCAACAGATATTGGTAGCAACAGGACAAAAAGCTGATATACCGCCACAAAAACCTTTTGGACACAGCATTGAATTTCGAATTAACGCTGAAGATCCTGAACATAATTTTAGACCGTCTCCCGGAAAAATCACATCACTTAATTTTCCTGGTGGATTTGGAGTTAGAGTTGATTCGCACATTTATCAATCCTACTCTATACCTCAACATTATGATTCTTTAGTAGCCAAATTGATTGTTTGGGGTAGAACACGTGAACGCGCAATTGCTAGAGGAAAACGTGCGCTTGGCGAATTTGTGATTGAAGGAATTAAAACAACAATTCCATTCCATCTAAAAGTTCTTGAAGATCCCCGTTTTATTAGCGGTAATTTTGATACTGGTTTTCTTGATAAGTTTAATGCAGATAATTAA
- the accB gene encoding acetyl-CoA carboxylase biotin carboxyl carrier protein, with amino-acid sequence MDLNIIKKLIKILEASEVTDLEFEENGTRIKLAKKVRVSQAVSYSQTAVPLVSQTSVSVAKTDEKKSADENTGLHEIKSPIVGTFYRAPAPDADSYVQVGDDVSPGTVLCIVEAMKLMNEIESDVSGKIVKILVESGKPVEYNQPLFLIQQN; translated from the coding sequence ATGGACTTAAATATCATAAAAAAACTCATCAAAATTCTTGAAGCAAGCGAAGTTACCGATCTTGAATTTGAAGAAAACGGTACGCGGATAAAGCTTGCAAAAAAGGTTAGAGTTTCGCAGGCTGTTTCATATTCACAGACAGCAGTTCCTTTAGTTTCGCAGACTTCTGTTTCAGTTGCAAAAACTGATGAGAAAAAATCTGCTGACGAAAATACTGGATTGCATGAAATAAAATCCCCAATTGTTGGAACATTTTATAGAGCACCTGCCCCAGATGCTGATTCATATGTTCAAGTGGGTGATGATGTTTCACCGGGAACTGTTTTGTGTATTGTTGAAGCGATGAAATTAATGAATGAAATAGAGTCTGACGTTAGCGGTAAAATTGTTAAAATATTAGTGGAAAGCGGAAAACCGGTTGAGTATAATCAGCCATTGTTCTTGATACAGCAGAATTAA
- the efp gene encoding elongation factor P → MADTSDFRNGLIIRYKNDPFVITEFQHVKPGKGGAFVRSTLKNLKTGKVLDNTFRSGESIEIIRVERKKYQYLYREADFLVLMDNDTYEQINVPVPLFGDSVGYLKGSEEIEILFNGDDIITVEPPIFVYQKVAETEPGFRGNTATNAFKPAKLESGATVNVPLFINVDDLLKVDTRTGEYVERVKS, encoded by the coding sequence ATGGCAGATACTTCAGATTTCAGAAACGGTCTTATAATTCGATATAAAAATGATCCTTTTGTAATTACAGAATTCCAGCACGTTAAACCGGGCAAAGGCGGAGCTTTTGTTCGAAGTACACTAAAGAATCTTAAAACCGGTAAGGTTTTGGACAATACTTTTAGAAGTGGTGAATCAATTGAAATTATCCGAGTTGAAAGAAAAAAATACCAATATCTTTATCGCGAAGCAGATTTTCTCGTTTTAATGGATAACGATACTTACGAACAAATCAATGTTCCTGTTCCACTTTTTGGTGATTCAGTTGGATATCTTAAAGGAAGCGAAGAAATAGAAATTTTATTTAATGGTGATGATATAATAACAGTTGAACCTCCCATTTTTGTCTATCAAAAAGTTGCAGAAACAGAGCCTGGTTTTCGCGGCAACACAGCAACAAATGCGTTCAAACCAGCCAAGTTAGAATCAGGAGCAACTGTAAACGTTCCGTTATTTATAAATGTCGATGATCTTTTAAAGGTTGATACACGCACTGGGGAATACGTTGAACGAGTAAAATCCTAA